The following proteins are encoded in a genomic region of Pseudomonas sp. Os17:
- a CDS encoding alpha-L-glutamate ligase-like protein, with amino-acid sequence MFGLWKTWKALEARGIMGINRRNADYVLKYNKRSLYPIVDDKIITKERAIKAGIHVPELYGVISTEKEIDKLDAIIGERNDFVIKPAQGAGGDGIIVIADRFEGRYRTVSGKIISHEEIEHHISSILTGLYSLGGHRDRALIEYRVTPDQIFKSISYEGVPDIRIIVLMGYPVMAMLRLPTRQSGGKANLHQGAIGVGVDLATGLTLRGTWLNNIITKHPDTTNAVDGVQLPYWDGFMKLAAGCYELCGLGYIGVDMVLDQDKGPLILELNARPGLNIQIANDCGLTQRTHAIEAHLEQLKTRGIVESVEERVRFAQELFGHIPPVEG; translated from the coding sequence ATGTTCGGCCTGTGGAAGACCTGGAAAGCCCTGGAAGCGCGGGGAATCATGGGCATCAACCGGCGTAACGCCGACTACGTGCTCAAGTACAACAAGCGCAGCCTGTACCCCATCGTCGATGACAAGATCATCACCAAGGAGCGGGCGATCAAGGCCGGCATCCATGTGCCGGAACTGTACGGGGTGATCTCCACCGAGAAGGAAATCGACAAGCTCGACGCGATCATCGGTGAACGCAACGACTTCGTGATCAAGCCGGCGCAAGGCGCCGGCGGTGACGGCATCATTGTGATCGCCGACCGCTTCGAGGGACGCTATCGCACGGTGTCGGGCAAGATCATCAGCCACGAGGAAATCGAGCACCATATCTCCAGCATCCTCACCGGCCTGTACTCCCTGGGCGGCCACCGCGACCGCGCGCTGATCGAATACCGGGTGACCCCGGACCAGATCTTCAAGAGCATCAGCTACGAAGGCGTGCCGGACATCCGCATCATCGTGCTCATGGGCTATCCGGTGATGGCCATGCTGCGCCTGCCGACCCGCCAGTCCGGGGGCAAGGCCAACCTGCACCAGGGCGCCATCGGCGTCGGCGTCGACCTGGCCACCGGCCTGACGCTGCGCGGCACCTGGCTGAACAACATCATCACCAAGCACCCGGACACCACCAACGCCGTGGACGGCGTGCAACTGCCCTACTGGGACGGTTTCATGAAGCTGGCGGCCGGTTGCTACGAGCTCTGCGGCCTGGGCTACATCGGCGTGGACATGGTCCTGGACCAGGACAAGGGCCCGCTGATTCTCGAACTCAACGCCCGTCCCGGGCTGAACATCCAGATCGCCAACGACTGCGGCCTGACCCAGCGTACCCACGCCATCGAAGCCCACCTTGAGCAACTCAAGACCCGCGGCATCGTGGAAAGCGTCGAAGAGCGAGTGCGCTTCGCCCAGGAGCTGTTCGGTCACATTCCGCCGGTGGAAGGCTGA
- the prpB gene encoding methylisocitrate lyase, giving the protein MSSNKSTPGQRFRDAVASEQPLQVVGAINANHALLAKRAGFKAIYLSGGGVAAGSLGVPDLGITGLDDVLTDVRRITDVCDLPLLVDVDTGFGSSAFNVARTVKSMIKFGAAAIHIEDQVGAKRCGHRPNKEIVSQQEMVDRIKAAVDARTDDSFVIMARTDALAVEGLESALERAAACIEAGADMVFPEAITELEMYKIFADRVKAPILANITEFGATPLYTTEQLKSVDVSLVLYPLSAFRAMNKAAENVYTAIRRDGTQQNVIDTMQTRMELYERIDYHSFEQKLDALFAQKKG; this is encoded by the coding sequence ATGAGTTCCAACAAGAGCACTCCAGGCCAGCGTTTCCGCGATGCGGTCGCCAGCGAACAGCCGTTGCAAGTGGTCGGCGCGATCAACGCCAACCACGCCCTGCTGGCCAAGCGCGCCGGTTTCAAGGCCATCTACCTGTCCGGTGGCGGGGTCGCCGCAGGCTCCCTGGGCGTACCTGACCTGGGCATCACCGGCCTCGACGACGTCCTCACCGACGTGCGCCGCATCACCGACGTCTGCGACCTGCCGCTGCTGGTGGACGTGGACACCGGCTTCGGCTCCTCGGCCTTCAACGTGGCCCGCACCGTCAAGTCGATGATCAAGTTCGGCGCCGCGGCGATCCATATCGAAGACCAGGTCGGCGCCAAGCGCTGCGGTCACCGCCCGAACAAGGAGATCGTCTCCCAGCAGGAAATGGTCGACCGCATCAAGGCCGCGGTGGATGCCCGCACCGACGACAGTTTCGTGATCATGGCGCGCACCGACGCCCTGGCGGTGGAAGGCCTGGAATCGGCCCTGGAGCGCGCCGCGGCGTGCATCGAGGCCGGTGCCGACATGGTGTTCCCGGAAGCCATCACCGAGCTTGAGATGTACAAGATCTTCGCCGACCGGGTGAAGGCGCCGATCCTGGCCAACATCACCGAATTCGGCGCGACCCCGCTGTACACCACCGAACAACTGAAATCCGTGGATGTTTCCCTGGTGCTGTACCCGCTGTCGGCGTTCCGTGCCATGAACAAGGCGGCGGAAAACGTCTACACCGCGATCCGTCGCGACGGCACCCAGCAGAACGTGATCGACACCATGCAGACCCGCATGGAGCTCTACGAGCGCATCGACTACCACAGCTTCGAACAGAAGCTCGACGCGCTGTTCGCACAGAAGAAAGGTTGA
- a CDS encoding phosphoadenylyl-sulfate reductase, whose product MNPSFDVAELAATYANKSAQDILKLAFAQFGDDLWISFSGAEDVVLVDMAWKLNKNVKVFSLDTGRLHPETYRFIDQVREHYKIDIELISPDHSKLEPFVKEKGLFSFYKDGHGECCGIRKIEPLRRKLSTVSAWATGQRRDQSPGTRSQVAVLEIDSAFSTPERPLYKFNPLAQMSSEEIWGYIRMLELPYNSLHERGFISIGCEPCTRPVLPNQHEREGRWWWEEATQKECGLHAGNLISKA is encoded by the coding sequence ATGAACCCATCGTTCGACGTCGCTGAACTCGCCGCGACCTATGCCAACAAATCCGCCCAGGACATTCTCAAGCTGGCCTTCGCCCAGTTTGGTGACGACCTGTGGATCTCCTTCAGCGGCGCCGAGGATGTGGTGCTGGTGGACATGGCCTGGAAGCTGAACAAGAACGTCAAGGTGTTCAGCCTCGACACCGGGCGCCTGCACCCGGAAACCTACCGCTTCATCGATCAGGTGCGCGAACACTACAAGATCGACATCGAACTGATCTCGCCGGACCACAGCAAGCTCGAACCCTTCGTCAAGGAAAAGGGCCTGTTCAGCTTCTACAAGGACGGCCACGGCGAATGCTGCGGCATCCGCAAGATCGAGCCACTGCGACGCAAACTGTCCACCGTCAGCGCCTGGGCCACCGGCCAGCGCCGCGACCAGAGCCCGGGCACCCGCAGCCAGGTGGCGGTGCTGGAGATCGACAGCGCCTTCTCCACCCCCGAACGCCCGCTGTACAAGTTCAACCCGCTGGCGCAGATGAGCAGCGAGGAGATCTGGGGTTACATCCGCATGCTCGAACTGCCGTACAACAGCCTGCATGAACGCGGCTTCATCAGCATCGGCTGCGAGCCCTGCACTCGCCCGGTACTGCCCAACCAGCACGAGCGCGAAGGCCGCTGGTGGTGGGAAGAAGCCACCCAGAAGGAATGCGGCCTGCACGCCGGCAACCTCATCAGTAAAGCCTGA
- the thrH gene encoding bifunctional phosphoserine phosphatase/homoserine phosphotransferase ThrH — protein MEIACLDLEGVLVPEIWIAFAEKTGIESLKATTRDIPDYDVLMKQRLRILDEHGLKLSDIQEVIATLKPLEGAVEFVNWLRERFQVVILSDTFYEFSQPLMRQLGFPTLLCHRLITDDGGRVTGYQLRQKDPKRQSVLAFKSLYYRVIAAGDSYNDTTMLGEADAGILFHAPDNVIREFPQFPAVHSFAELKQEFIKASNRTLSL, from the coding sequence GTGGAAATTGCCTGTCTCGATCTGGAAGGTGTACTGGTCCCGGAAATCTGGATCGCCTTTGCCGAAAAAACCGGGATTGAATCCCTCAAGGCAACCACCCGGGATATTCCCGACTACGACGTATTGATGAAGCAGCGCCTGCGGATTCTCGACGAACACGGCCTGAAGCTGTCGGACATCCAGGAAGTGATCGCCACCCTCAAGCCCCTGGAGGGCGCGGTGGAGTTCGTCAACTGGCTGCGTGAGCGCTTCCAGGTGGTGATCCTCTCCGACACCTTCTATGAGTTTTCCCAGCCCTTGATGCGCCAGCTGGGTTTCCCGACCCTGCTGTGTCACCGCCTGATCACCGATGACGGCGGTCGGGTCACCGGTTACCAACTGCGCCAGAAGGACCCCAAGCGTCAATCGGTGCTGGCCTTCAAGAGCCTGTACTACCGGGTGATCGCCGCGGGGGATTCCTACAACGACACGACCATGCTCGGCGAGGCCGATGCCGGCATCCTGTTCCATGCCCCGGACAACGTGATCCGCGAGTTCCCGCAGTTCCCCGCGGTGCACAGCTTTGCCGAGTTGAAGCAGGAATTCATCAAGGCTTCCAACCGCACCCTGAGTCTGTAA
- the rloB gene encoding osmotic stress tolerance membrane protein RloB, which yields MRSLTLHLKVLIAILVVLGISITAYQIFVLGIPVTEDATDDLWNIDAKVEFVANGKDPIKIQMFVPPLSRDYVSLNESFISNNYGVAVNRVDGNRKVTWSARRAKGNQTLYYRLVLTKRYSAEKSKIKGPTFRDSMAVEGPEKIAAEALLAPIRQHSADVETFISEAIKRVNNANDDNAKLLLAGDTSSANKAKIVELLLSIAHVPMEKVHTIRLVADQPQTPELWLRSFNGTDWLYFNPETGEQGMPSDRLLWWTGDDNLITVDGGKKANVTFSLNNSEMNAIRLAKLTDENTDANFLEYSLYGLPLQTQQTFMIMVMIPIGVLVILVLRNLIGLQTLGTFTPVLIALAFRETQLGFGIVLFTVITALGLSLRSYLEHLKLQMLPRLSVVLTFVVVLIAAISLFSHKLGLERGLSVALFPMVILTMTIERLSITWEERGAGHAMKVAIGTLFAASLAHLIMSVPELTYFVFTFPAMLLILVGFMLAMGRYRGYRLTELVRFKAFVKADS from the coding sequence ATGCGCTCTCTTACCCTTCATCTGAAAGTCCTGATCGCCATCCTGGTGGTGCTGGGCATTTCGATCACGGCCTATCAGATCTTCGTGCTGGGCATTCCAGTGACCGAAGACGCCACCGACGATCTGTGGAACATCGATGCCAAGGTCGAGTTCGTCGCCAACGGCAAGGACCCGATCAAGATCCAGATGTTCGTGCCGCCCCTGAGCCGCGACTACGTGAGCCTCAACGAGAGCTTCATCTCCAACAACTATGGGGTGGCGGTGAACCGCGTCGACGGCAACCGCAAGGTCACCTGGTCGGCGCGCCGGGCCAAGGGCAACCAGACCCTGTACTACCGCCTGGTGCTGACCAAGCGCTACAGCGCCGAGAAATCCAAGATCAAGGGCCCGACCTTCCGCGACAGCATGGCCGTGGAAGGCCCGGAAAAGATTGCCGCCGAAGCCTTGCTGGCGCCGATCCGCCAGCACTCGGCGGACGTCGAGACCTTCATCAGCGAAGCCATCAAGCGCGTCAACAACGCCAATGACGACAACGCCAAGCTGCTGCTGGCCGGCGACACGTCCAGCGCCAACAAGGCCAAGATCGTCGAGCTGCTGCTGTCCATTGCCCATGTGCCGATGGAGAAGGTCCACACCATCCGCCTGGTGGCCGACCAGCCGCAGACCCCGGAGCTCTGGCTGCGCAGCTTCAATGGCACCGACTGGCTGTACTTCAACCCGGAAACCGGCGAGCAGGGCATGCCCAGCGACCGCCTGCTGTGGTGGACCGGTGACGACAACCTGATCACCGTCGATGGCGGCAAGAAAGCCAACGTCACCTTCAGCCTCAACAACAGCGAAATGAACGCCATTCGCCTGGCCAAGCTGACCGACGAGAACACCGACGCCAACTTCCTCGAATACTCGCTCTACGGCCTGCCGCTGCAGACCCAGCAGACCTTCATGATCATGGTGATGATCCCCATCGGCGTGCTGGTGATCCTGGTGTTGCGCAACCTGATCGGCCTGCAGACCCTGGGCACCTTCACCCCGGTACTGATCGCCCTGGCGTTCCGCGAAACCCAACTGGGCTTCGGCATCGTGCTGTTCACGGTGATCACCGCGCTCGGGCTGTCCCTGCGCTCCTACCTGGAACACCTGAAACTGCAGATGCTGCCGCGGCTGTCGGTGGTGCTGACCTTCGTCGTGGTGCTGATCGCCGCCATCAGCCTGTTCAGCCACAAGCTGGGCCTGGAGCGCGGCCTGTCGGTGGCGCTGTTCCCGATGGTGATCCTGACCATGACCATCGAACGCCTGTCCATCACCTGGGAAGAGCGCGGTGCCGGCCATGCGATGAAAGTCGCCATCGGCACCCTGTTCGCCGCGTCCCTGGCGCACCTGATCATGAGCGTGCCGGAGCTGACGTACTTCGTCTTCACCTTCCCGGCGATGCTGCTGATCCTGGTGGGCTTCATGCTGGCGATGGGTCGCTATCGCGGCTACCGCCTGACCGAACTCGTGCGTTTCAAAGCCTTCGTCAAGGCAGACTCCTGA
- a CDS encoding GntR family transcriptional regulator: MLDQLEHPLPAQDDSETLSENVFRRIQAAIVKGEIAPGSKISEPELARTYGISRGPLREAIHRLEGQRLLVRVPHVGARVVSLSHAELIELYEIRESLEGMACRLAAERMTGEEIDELRRVLDTHERDAAFQAGVGYYQQEGDFDFHYRIIQGAGNRTLTQMLCGELYQLVRMYRIQFSATPNRPHQAFAEHHRILDAIADRDGELAELLMRRHIGASKRNIARHYQDSAHQTATPRGES, from the coding sequence ATGCTGGATCAACTGGAACATCCGCTGCCGGCGCAGGACGATTCTGAAACCCTGTCCGAAAACGTCTTCCGGCGTATCCAGGCCGCCATCGTCAAGGGCGAGATCGCCCCGGGCAGCAAGATCTCCGAACCGGAATTGGCCCGAACCTACGGCATCAGTCGTGGCCCGTTGCGCGAGGCCATCCACCGCCTGGAAGGCCAGCGCCTGCTGGTGCGGGTGCCCCATGTCGGCGCCCGGGTGGTGTCCCTGAGCCACGCCGAACTGATCGAACTCTACGAAATCCGCGAATCCCTGGAAGGCATGGCCTGTCGCCTGGCGGCGGAGCGCATGACCGGCGAGGAGATCGACGAACTGCGCCGGGTGCTCGATACCCACGAGCGCGATGCGGCGTTCCAGGCCGGCGTCGGCTACTACCAGCAGGAAGGGGATTTCGACTTCCACTACCGGATCATCCAGGGCGCGGGCAATCGCACCCTCACGCAGATGCTCTGTGGCGAGCTGTATCAGCTGGTGCGCATGTACCGCATCCAGTTTTCCGCGACCCCCAACCGCCCGCACCAGGCCTTTGCCGAACACCACCGGATTCTCGATGCCATTGCCGATCGCGACGGCGAACTGGCCGAGTTGTTGATGCGCCGCCACATCGGCGCCTCGAAACGCAATATTGCGCGTCACTACCAGGACAGCGCCCATCAGACAGCCACTCCACGAGGTGAGTCATGA
- the prpC gene encoding bifunctional 2-methylcitrate synthase/citrate synthase: MAEAKVLSGAGLRGQVAGQTALSTVGQAGAGLTYRGYDVRELAADAQFEEVAYLLLYGDLPTQEQLVAYSAKLSKLRDLPQSLKEVLERIPAQAHPMDVMRTGCSFLGNIEPEKDFSQQHDVTDRLLAAFPAIMCYWYRFSHEGVRINCVSDEQTIGGHFLHLLHGKKPSDLHVKVMNVSLILYAEHEFNASTFTARVCASTLSDLYSCITAAIGSLRGPLHGGANEAAMELIERFHSPEEATAELLRMLERKDKIMGFGHAIYKDSDPRNEVIKGWSKKLADEVGDKVLFPVSEAIDKTMWEQKKLFPNADFYHASAYHFMGIPTKLFTPIFVCSRLTGWAAHVFEQRGNNRIIRPSAEYIGVEQRKFVPIERR, from the coding sequence ATGGCCGAAGCAAAAGTATTGAGTGGTGCAGGTCTGCGCGGCCAGGTCGCCGGGCAAACCGCGCTGTCCACCGTGGGCCAGGCCGGTGCCGGATTGACCTACCGCGGCTATGACGTGCGCGAACTGGCGGCCGATGCGCAGTTCGAGGAAGTCGCCTACCTGTTGCTGTACGGCGACCTGCCGACCCAGGAACAGCTGGTCGCCTACAGCGCCAAGCTGAGCAAGCTGCGGGATCTGCCGCAATCCCTGAAGGAAGTGCTGGAGCGAATTCCGGCCCAGGCCCATCCGATGGACGTGATGCGCACCGGTTGCTCGTTCCTCGGCAACATCGAGCCGGAGAAGGACTTCTCCCAGCAGCACGATGTCACCGACCGCCTGCTGGCGGCCTTCCCGGCGATCATGTGCTACTGGTACCGCTTCAGTCATGAAGGCGTGCGCATCAACTGCGTCAGCGACGAGCAGACCATTGGTGGTCACTTCCTGCACCTGCTGCACGGCAAGAAGCCCAGCGACTTGCACGTCAAGGTGATGAACGTCTCGCTGATTCTCTACGCCGAGCACGAGTTCAACGCCTCCACCTTCACTGCCCGGGTCTGTGCCTCGACCCTGTCGGACTTGTACTCGTGCATCACCGCCGCCATCGGTTCGCTGCGTGGCCCGCTGCACGGTGGCGCCAACGAAGCGGCCATGGAGCTGATCGAGCGCTTCCACAGCCCCGAAGAGGCGACCGCCGAACTGCTGCGGATGCTGGAGCGCAAGGACAAGATCATGGGCTTTGGCCACGCGATCTACAAAGACAGCGACCCGCGCAACGAGGTGATCAAGGGCTGGTCGAAGAAGCTGGCTGACGAAGTCGGTGACAAGGTGCTGTTCCCGGTGTCCGAAGCCATCGACAAGACCATGTGGGAGCAGAAGAAGCTGTTCCCCAACGCCGACTTCTACCACGCCTCGGCGTACCACTTCATGGGCATCCCGACCAAGCTGTTCACCCCGATCTTCGTCTGCTCGCGCCTGACCGGCTGGGCCGCCCACGTGTTCGAGCAGCGGGGCAACAACCGCATCATCCGTCCAAGCGCCGAGTACATCGGCGTTGAACAGCGCAAGTTCGTGCCAATCGAACGCCGCTGA
- the rloA gene encoding retropepsin-like aspartic peptidase RloA, producing the protein MRLKALPPLLCLLALPGISAAAGKTVYGLNEYARLSDIDLEVAAKLDTGAKTASLSARDIKRFKRNGESWVRFYLAIDTAHSHPIERPLARVSKIKRRAGDYDPDEDKNYTARPVIALDVCMGSALRSIEVNLTDRSAFQYPLLIGSEALKRFDALVDPSLKYAAGKPACATDAHTAE; encoded by the coding sequence ATGAGACTCAAGGCCCTCCCCCCCCTCCTCTGCCTGCTTGCCCTTCCCGGCATCAGCGCCGCCGCCGGCAAGACTGTCTACGGTTTGAATGAATACGCACGGTTGTCGGACATTGACCTGGAAGTCGCGGCCAAGCTCGACACCGGCGCCAAGACCGCGTCCCTGAGTGCCCGCGACATCAAGCGCTTCAAGCGCAATGGCGAATCCTGGGTGCGTTTCTACCTGGCCATCGACACCGCCCACAGCCACCCCATCGAGCGGCCTCTGGCCCGGGTCAGCAAGATCAAGCGCCGCGCCGGCGACTATGACCCCGATGAAGACAAGAACTACACCGCCCGGCCGGTGATCGCCCTGGATGTGTGCATGGGCAGCGCCTTGCGCAGCATCGAAGTGAACTTGACCGACCGCAGCGCCTTCCAATACCCGCTGCTGATTGGCTCCGAAGCCCTGAAACGCTTCGATGCCCTGGTCGACCCCAGTCTTAAATACGCTGCTGGCAAACCCGCCTGCGCCACCGACGCTCATACCGCAGAGTAA
- the pabB gene encoding aminodeoxychorismate synthase component I, with the protein MLTCSVHPLPYRANPAEYFAAIEHAPGAVLLDSGRPTAERGRYDLLSAWPLAELTVAADESGGDFLQRLRHNLQQLGPAQVPAPYELPFAGGLIGYLSYDFGRHLERLPSQARDDLNLPDARFGLYAWALINDHQAGTSQLLFHPSLEEAERRRLIQLFSQPPATAAGSFTLSRPMQADLSAEDYRQAFQRIQHYIQAGDCYQVNFAQRFRGQYQGEPWVAYCALRAACPTPFSGFQRLPDGGAVLSLSPERFVHVSQGRVETRPIKGTRPRGRDAAEDAANAAELLSSPKDRAENLMIVDLLRNDLGRTCRTGSVRVPELFSLESYPNVHHLVSSVTGELAPGKDALDLIAGSFPGGSITGAPKIRSMQIIDELEPTRRALYCGSLLYLDVRGEMDSSIAIRSLLAKDGQICCWGGGGIVADSDWQAEYQESITKVRVLLETLQGL; encoded by the coding sequence ATGTTGACCTGTTCCGTACACCCGCTCCCCTATCGCGCCAACCCCGCCGAGTATTTCGCGGCAATCGAACACGCTCCCGGCGCCGTGCTGCTGGACAGCGGCCGGCCCACTGCCGAGCGCGGTCGCTACGACCTGCTCAGCGCCTGGCCGCTGGCCGAGCTGACGGTGGCCGCCGACGAAAGTGGCGGCGACTTCCTCCAGCGCCTGCGGCACAACCTGCAGCAACTGGGGCCGGCCCAGGTCCCGGCGCCCTATGAACTGCCCTTCGCCGGCGGCCTGATCGGCTACCTCAGCTACGACTTCGGCCGCCATCTGGAACGCCTGCCGAGCCAGGCCCGGGATGACCTGAACCTGCCGGACGCACGCTTTGGCCTGTACGCCTGGGCGCTGATCAATGACCACCAGGCGGGCACCAGCCAGTTGCTGTTCCACCCCAGCCTGGAAGAGGCAGAGCGTCGGCGCCTGATCCAGCTGTTCAGCCAACCGCCCGCCACGGCGGCAGGCTCGTTCACACTCAGCCGGCCCATGCAGGCCGACCTGAGTGCCGAGGATTACCGTCAGGCGTTCCAGCGCATCCAGCATTACATCCAGGCCGGCGACTGCTACCAGGTGAACTTCGCCCAGCGCTTTCGCGGCCAGTACCAGGGCGAGCCGTGGGTCGCCTACTGCGCGTTGCGCGCGGCGTGCCCGACGCCCTTCTCGGGCTTTCAACGCCTGCCGGACGGCGGCGCGGTGCTCAGCCTGTCGCCGGAGCGCTTCGTCCATGTCAGCCAGGGCCGGGTGGAAACCCGGCCGATCAAGGGCACCCGCCCGCGCGGCCGGGATGCGGCCGAAGATGCGGCCAACGCCGCCGAGCTGCTGTCCAGCCCCAAGGACCGCGCGGAAAACCTGATGATCGTCGACCTGCTGCGCAACGACCTGGGGCGCACCTGCCGCACCGGCTCGGTGCGCGTGCCGGAGCTGTTCAGCCTGGAAAGCTACCCCAACGTGCACCACCTGGTGAGCAGCGTCACCGGCGAACTGGCACCCGGCAAGGACGCCCTGGACCTGATTGCCGGCAGCTTCCCCGGCGGCTCGATCACCGGCGCGCCGAAGATCCGCTCGATGCAGATCATCGACGAGCTGGAGCCCACACGACGGGCCCTGTACTGCGGCTCGCTGCTGTACCTGGACGTGCGCGGAGAAATGGACAGCTCGATCGCCATCCGCAGCCTGCTGGCCAAGGACGGGCAGATCTGTTGCTGGGGTGGCGGCGGAATCGTCGCGGATTCGGACTGGCAGGCGGAGTACCAGGAATCCATCACCAAGGTGCGGGTGTTGCTGGAAACGCTGCAGGGGCTCTGA